From Micromonospora rifamycinica, a single genomic window includes:
- a CDS encoding SGNH/GDSL hydrolase family protein, whose amino-acid sequence MGVAGSVVTVDPRWHRARQVFRLAAIGTGAAVAAVAATGGVLLGQARQARRTIPMAEAPPPRCDGVYGVKLPGPPLTMVILGDSSAASYGVLRRRETLGSLLATGLSRRLHRSVRVHRFAVVGALSSGLRPQVEAALDCTPDVAVILVGGNDVTNRTPYSVAVRHLVDAVRALRAAGCEVVVGTCPDLGAIQPIQPPLRWLARRWSRQLATAQTVAVVEAGGWTVSLGDLLGPRFAAEPTRMFAWDRFHPSAEGYAMAAAALLPTVLSALGGGERQPVLAMGEGVRSLPRAAHEAARHAGTEVSGAQVRGRDHGPAGRWAQLRRRAFFGVAPAPQPGVTADSPQLEGLA is encoded by the coding sequence ATGGGGGTGGCTGGTTCCGTCGTGACGGTGGATCCGCGGTGGCACCGCGCCCGGCAGGTGTTCCGGCTGGCCGCGATCGGCACGGGTGCCGCGGTGGCCGCCGTCGCCGCGACCGGCGGGGTGCTGCTCGGTCAGGCCCGGCAGGCCCGGCGCACCATCCCGATGGCGGAGGCCCCGCCGCCGCGCTGCGACGGCGTCTACGGCGTCAAGCTCCCCGGGCCGCCGCTGACCATGGTGATCCTCGGCGACTCCTCGGCCGCCAGCTACGGGGTGCTGCGACGGCGGGAGACCCTGGGTTCGCTGCTGGCCACCGGGCTGTCCCGGCGGCTGCACCGGTCCGTACGGGTGCACCGCTTCGCCGTGGTCGGCGCACTCTCCTCCGGGCTCCGGCCGCAGGTCGAGGCGGCCCTCGACTGCACACCGGACGTCGCGGTGATCCTGGTCGGCGGCAACGACGTCACCAACCGCACGCCGTACTCGGTGGCGGTCCGCCACCTGGTCGACGCGGTCCGGGCGCTGCGCGCGGCCGGCTGCGAGGTGGTCGTCGGCACCTGCCCCGACCTGGGGGCGATCCAGCCGATCCAGCCGCCGCTGCGCTGGCTCGCCCGGCGGTGGAGCCGGCAGCTCGCCACCGCGCAGACGGTGGCGGTGGTCGAGGCGGGCGGGTGGACGGTCTCCCTCGGCGACCTGCTCGGTCCCCGGTTCGCCGCCGAGCCCACCCGGATGTTCGCCTGGGACCGGTTCCACCCCTCCGCCGAGGGGTACGCGATGGCCGCCGCCGCGCTCCTGCCGACCGTGCTGTCGGCCCTCGGGGGCGGGGAGCGTCAGCCGGTGCTGGCCATGGGCGAGGGCGTACGGTCGCTGCCCCGGGCCGCCCACGAGGCGGCCCGGCACGCCGGCACGGAGGTCAGCGGCGCCCAGGTCCGGGGCCGGGACCACGGCCCGGCCGGGCGCTGGGCGCAGCTCCGGCGGCGGGCCTTCTTCGGCGTCGCACCGGCACCGCAGCCCGGCGTCACCGCCGACTCACCCCAACTGGAGGGACTGGCATGA
- a CDS encoding SGNH/GDSL hydrolase family protein, with product MTGRSLGGELAVRLGRAAAVSLIAGTIGGAAVLAGQAVAARNRDYARPELGLALRATVGRAGAPPLRLVLLGDSSALGVGVARFDDTVGGQLAHLLAEGPTGRRVHLSSVGVSGSRSTDLATQVARALLGDRPDVAVVLIGANDATAMRSPVEAGSHLASTVRRLREAGVEVVVGTCPDLGAVRAVAPPLRQVIGWSGRRVARAQTAAVLDAGGTVVDLGTETGPVFRADAGTLCHDGFHPSADGYRVWAHALLPAVVAAANVASRR from the coding sequence GTGACCGGCCGCTCCCTCGGCGGCGAGCTGGCCGTACGGCTCGGCAGGGCCGCGGCGGTCTCCCTGATCGCCGGGACGATCGGCGGGGCGGCGGTGCTCGCCGGCCAGGCGGTGGCGGCGCGTAACCGCGACTACGCCCGGCCCGAGCTGGGCCTGGCGCTGCGGGCGACCGTCGGCCGGGCCGGTGCCCCGCCGCTGCGGTTGGTGCTGCTCGGTGACTCCTCGGCGCTCGGCGTCGGGGTGGCCCGGTTCGACGACACGGTCGGCGGTCAGCTCGCCCACCTGCTGGCCGAGGGGCCGACCGGCCGCCGGGTGCACCTGTCCAGCGTGGGGGTCTCCGGATCCCGCTCCACCGACCTGGCGACCCAGGTGGCACGGGCGTTGCTCGGCGACCGACCGGACGTCGCGGTGGTGCTGATCGGGGCGAACGACGCCACGGCCATGCGCAGCCCGGTCGAGGCCGGGTCACATCTCGCCTCGACCGTGCGTCGGCTGCGGGAGGCCGGGGTCGAGGTCGTCGTCGGCACCTGCCCGGACCTGGGCGCGGTGCGGGCGGTGGCCCCGCCGCTGCGACAGGTGATCGGCTGGTCGGGCCGGCGGGTGGCCCGCGCCCAGACCGCCGCCGTGCTCGACGCCGGGGGCACGGTCGTCGACCTCGGCACGGAAACCGGGCCGGTGTTCCGGGCCGACGCGGGGACGCTGTGCCACGACGGTTTCCACCCGTCCGCCGACGGATACCGGGTGTGGGCACACGCCCTGTTGCCGGCGGTGGTGGCCGCCGCCAACGTCGCGTCCCGCCGCTGA
- a CDS encoding acetyl-CoA C-acetyltransferase has product MPIESSRDAVIVATARSPIGRAFKGSLRDVRPDDLAATIVQAALDKVPGLDPTTIDDLYVGCGLPGGEQGFNLARVVATLMGLDGLPGATVTRYCASSLQTTRMAMHAIRAGEGDVFVSAGVEMVSRYARGNSDTLPPEAKALVGGGWENPRFAEARQRSVARAQGGAEVWTDPRDAGQLPDVYLAMGQTAENLAQVHDITREEMDAFGVRSQNLAEKAIADGFWAREITPVTTPDGSVVDTDDGPRPGVTPEAVAGLKPVFRPDGRITAGNCCPLNDGAAAVVVMSAQRAADLGLTPLARIVSTGVTALSPEIMGLGPVEASRQALRRAGMTVDDVDLVEINEAFAAQVIPSYRQLGIPEEKVNVMGGAIAVGHPFGMTGARITGTLLNALQWHDRTIGLETMCVGGGQGMAMVLERLS; this is encoded by the coding sequence ATGCCGATTGAGTCGTCCCGCGACGCCGTCATCGTCGCCACCGCCCGGTCCCCCATCGGCCGCGCCTTCAAGGGTTCCCTGCGCGACGTCCGCCCGGACGACCTCGCCGCCACCATCGTGCAGGCCGCGCTGGACAAGGTCCCCGGCCTCGACCCCACCACCATCGACGACCTCTACGTCGGCTGCGGGCTGCCCGGCGGCGAGCAGGGCTTCAACCTGGCCCGGGTGGTCGCCACCCTGATGGGCCTGGACGGCCTGCCCGGGGCCACGGTGACCCGTTACTGCGCGTCGTCGTTGCAGACCACCCGGATGGCGATGCACGCGATCCGGGCCGGTGAGGGCGACGTCTTCGTCTCCGCCGGGGTCGAGATGGTCTCCCGGTACGCCCGGGGCAACTCCGACACCCTGCCCCCCGAGGCCAAGGCGCTGGTCGGCGGCGGCTGGGAGAACCCGCGCTTCGCCGAGGCCCGGCAGCGGTCGGTGGCCCGCGCCCAGGGCGGCGCCGAGGTGTGGACCGACCCCCGCGACGCCGGCCAGCTGCCCGACGTCTACCTCGCCATGGGGCAGACGGCGGAGAACCTGGCCCAGGTACACGACATCACCCGGGAGGAGATGGACGCGTTCGGCGTCCGCAGCCAGAACCTCGCCGAGAAGGCCATCGCCGACGGGTTCTGGGCCCGCGAGATCACCCCGGTGACCACCCCGGACGGCAGCGTGGTCGACACCGACGACGGCCCGCGCCCCGGGGTCACCCCGGAGGCGGTGGCCGGGCTGAAGCCGGTCTTCCGCCCGGACGGCCGGATCACCGCCGGCAACTGCTGCCCGCTCAACGACGGCGCCGCCGCCGTGGTGGTGATGAGCGCCCAGCGGGCCGCCGACCTGGGGCTCACCCCGCTGGCCCGGATCGTCTCCACCGGCGTCACCGCCCTGTCGCCGGAGATCATGGGCCTCGGCCCGGTCGAGGCGTCCCGGCAGGCGCTGCGCCGGGCCGGGATGACCGTCGACGACGTGGACCTGGTCGAGATCAACGAGGCGTTCGCCGCCCAGGTGATCCCGTCCTACCGGCAGCTCGGCATACCGGAGGAGAAGGTCAACGTGATGGGCGGGGCGATCGCCGTCGGCCACCCGTTCGGAATGACCGGCGCCCGGATCACCGGCACCCTGCTCAACGCCCTGCAGTGGCACGACCGGACCATCGGCCTGGAGACCATGTGCGTCGGCGGCGGTCAGGGCATGGCGATGGTGCTCGAACGGCTCAGCTGA
- a CDS encoding Bax inhibitor-1/YccA family protein produces the protein MKTSNPVLARLGQAAERERSAGYAQPGPYGYGQPGIPQQYPGQPGSPVAPQVSGTMTLDDVVVKTVTLLAILGVAAAAAWILVPDSLLGVAWIGAAMVGLVLGLIISFSRVANPALVVAYAIVEGAFVGLVSKFYETAYQGIVLQAVVATFGVFFVMTMLYKARVIRATPKFVKGMIAVMAGLFAVMLINLVLALFGVNTGLRDGSPLAIGFSLVCIVVASLSFVLSFKEVEDGVRMGLPARYSWTAAFGIVVSLVWLYLEMLRLISYFQGDD, from the coding sequence GTGAAGACCTCGAACCCGGTGCTCGCCCGGCTCGGCCAGGCGGCCGAGCGGGAGCGGTCCGCCGGGTACGCCCAACCCGGGCCGTACGGTTACGGACAGCCCGGCATTCCCCAGCAGTACCCGGGCCAACCGGGCTCCCCGGTCGCCCCGCAGGTGTCCGGCACGATGACCCTCGACGACGTCGTCGTCAAGACCGTCACCCTCCTGGCCATCCTCGGCGTCGCCGCCGCCGCGGCCTGGATCCTGGTGCCGGATTCGTTGCTCGGTGTCGCCTGGATCGGCGCGGCGATGGTCGGCCTGGTGCTCGGCCTGATCATCTCGTTCTCCCGGGTCGCCAACCCGGCCCTGGTCGTCGCGTACGCGATCGTCGAGGGCGCGTTCGTCGGCCTGGTCAGCAAGTTCTACGAGACGGCCTACCAGGGCATCGTGCTCCAGGCCGTGGTCGCCACCTTCGGCGTCTTCTTCGTGATGACCATGCTTTACAAGGCGCGCGTCATCCGGGCCACCCCGAAGTTCGTCAAGGGCATGATCGCCGTGATGGCGGGCCTCTTCGCCGTCATGCTGATCAACCTGGTGCTCGCGCTGTTCGGCGTGAACACCGGCCTGCGCGACGGCAGCCCGCTGGCCATCGGGTTCAGCCTGGTCTGCATCGTGGTGGCCTCGCTGAGCTTCGTGCTCAGCTTCAAGGAGGTCGAGGACGGCGTCCGGATGGGGCTGCCGGCCCGCTACTCCTGGACGGCCGCGTTCGGCATCGTGGTCAGCCTGGTCTGGCTCTACCTGGAGATGCTGCGCCTGATCAGCTACTTCCAGGGCGACGACTGA
- a CDS encoding NAD(P)/FAD-dependent oxidoreductase: MNPKRILVVGAGHVGLYAALRLSKKLSSREAEVVVVDPQPHMTYQPFLPEAAAGNISPRHSVVPLRRELRKCKIVAGAVTRIDHSRKTAVVQPIVGPTREIPYDHVVVAPGSVSRTLPIPGLHEHGIGFKTIGEAIYLRNHVLDRLDVAAATPDPDVRRSALTFTFVGGGYAGIEALAEMEDMARDALRYYPELEPDDMRWVLVEATQRVLPEVDRDMGAYTVQQLLKRNMDIRLDTRLESCVDGVVKLSDGDSFRSDTIVWTAGVKPSPMLDRTDFPRDERRRVTCLPTLQVVDGDRVVEGAWSAGDCAAVPDLTKEPGNYCSPSAQHAVRQAARMADNIALVVRGREPVDYKHKHAGSVASLGLHKGVAQVYGIKMKGWPAWFMHRTYHMSRIPSFNRKVRVVVDWSLAFFLKREVVALGQLHDPREEFAEASQPIPVTSRAA; encoded by the coding sequence GTGAATCCGAAGCGGATCCTTGTCGTGGGTGCCGGGCACGTGGGCCTGTACGCCGCTCTGCGCCTGTCCAAGAAGCTGAGCTCCCGTGAGGCCGAGGTCGTCGTGGTCGACCCGCAGCCGCACATGACGTACCAGCCGTTCCTCCCGGAGGCGGCGGCCGGCAACATCTCGCCCCGGCACTCCGTGGTGCCGCTGCGGCGTGAGTTGCGCAAGTGCAAGATCGTCGCGGGTGCGGTGACCCGGATCGACCACAGCCGCAAGACCGCGGTGGTGCAGCCGATCGTCGGCCCGACCCGGGAGATCCCGTACGACCACGTGGTGGTGGCCCCCGGCTCGGTGTCCCGCACCCTGCCGATCCCGGGCCTGCACGAGCACGGGATCGGCTTCAAGACCATCGGCGAGGCCATCTACCTGCGCAACCACGTGCTGGACCGGCTCGACGTGGCGGCCGCCACGCCGGACCCCGACGTCCGCCGCTCCGCGCTGACCTTCACCTTCGTCGGCGGCGGCTACGCCGGCATCGAGGCGCTGGCCGAGATGGAGGACATGGCCCGGGACGCGCTGCGCTACTACCCGGAGCTGGAGCCGGACGACATGCGCTGGGTGCTGGTCGAGGCGACCCAGCGGGTGCTGCCCGAGGTCGACCGGGACATGGGCGCCTACACGGTGCAGCAGCTGCTCAAGCGGAACATGGACATCCGGCTGGACACCCGGCTCGAGTCCTGCGTCGACGGGGTGGTGAAGCTCTCCGACGGCGACAGCTTCCGCTCCGACACCATCGTCTGGACGGCCGGCGTCAAGCCGTCGCCGATGCTGGACCGCACGGACTTCCCCCGCGACGAGCGGCGGCGGGTCACCTGCCTGCCCACCCTCCAGGTCGTCGACGGCGACCGGGTGGTCGAGGGGGCGTGGAGCGCCGGTGACTGCGCCGCGGTACCGGATCTCACCAAGGAGCCGGGCAACTACTGCTCGCCCAGCGCCCAGCACGCGGTGCGCCAGGCCGCCCGGATGGCCGACAACATCGCGCTGGTGGTGCGCGGCCGGGAGCCGGTCGACTACAAGCACAAGCACGCCGGCAGCGTGGCCAGCCTCGGCCTGCACAAGGGCGTGGCCCAGGTGTACGGCATCAAGATGAAGGGCTGGCCGGCCTGGTTCATGCACCGGACGTACCACATGAGCCGGATCCCGTCGTTCAACCGCAAGGTCCGGGTCGTGGTGGACTGGTCGCTGGCCTTCTTCCTCAAGCGTGAGGTGGTCGCCCTCGGGCAGCTGCACGACCCGCGTGAGGAGTTCGCGGAGGCGTCGCAGCCGATCCCGGTCACCAGCCGGGCGGCCTGA
- a CDS encoding DUF58 domain-containing protein: protein MPDRQEATVGWSPTWALGRAVLLTGLLLIAAVLLGRVDLVVLATPFALGTAYALRRRPVAAPELEITAADGQLVEGGELAGAVAVGNPDVVSYDVVVVRTRISPWLRVRRAGFGGLGLDVSRSGGADRPFVTTLATGTAVDLELAGTALRWGRHPIGPAGARAAAADGLLVSRAVLTDPLRMRVYPKTEPFEAVEAMPRAAGLVGGHRSRRPGEGGELAGVRVFGPGDRLRRIDWRVSLRTRQLHVASTLSDRDAEVVVLLDVLAEAGRSGGVDGTASVLDTTVRAAAAIAEHYLHRGDRVALLEYGPAARRLRPATGRRQYLTVLEWLLDVHAESSPHDSYDQVFGPQVLSADALVVVLTPLLDERSAQMLARLARGGRFVVAVDTLPADLAPPGDRGWAPVAYRLWRLDRDTMITQLREHGVPVVGWAGAGSLDQVLRDVARLATAPRVGGR, encoded by the coding sequence GTGCCTGACCGTCAGGAGGCGACGGTGGGCTGGTCGCCCACCTGGGCGCTCGGCCGGGCGGTGCTGCTCACCGGGCTGCTGCTGATCGCCGCCGTGCTGCTGGGCCGGGTCGACCTCGTGGTGCTGGCCACCCCGTTCGCGCTCGGCACCGCGTACGCGTTGCGCCGCCGGCCGGTCGCCGCCCCGGAGCTGGAGATCACCGCCGCGGACGGCCAGCTGGTCGAGGGGGGCGAGCTGGCCGGGGCGGTGGCGGTGGGCAACCCGGACGTGGTGTCGTACGACGTGGTCGTGGTCCGGACCCGGATCTCGCCGTGGTTGCGGGTGCGGCGGGCCGGCTTCGGCGGGCTCGGGCTGGACGTCAGCCGCTCCGGCGGCGCGGACCGGCCCTTCGTGACCACGCTGGCCACCGGCACCGCCGTCGACCTGGAGCTGGCCGGCACCGCGCTGCGGTGGGGCCGGCATCCGATCGGCCCGGCGGGTGCCCGGGCCGCCGCCGCCGACGGGCTGCTGGTGTCCCGGGCGGTGCTCACCGATCCGCTGCGGATGCGGGTGTACCCGAAGACCGAGCCGTTCGAGGCGGTGGAGGCGATGCCCCGGGCCGCCGGGCTGGTCGGCGGGCACCGCTCGCGGCGGCCGGGGGAGGGCGGTGAGCTGGCCGGGGTGCGGGTCTTCGGGCCGGGGGACCGGCTGCGCCGGATCGACTGGCGGGTGTCGCTGCGGACCCGGCAGCTGCACGTGGCGTCGACCCTGTCCGACCGGGACGCCGAGGTGGTCGTGCTGCTCGACGTGCTGGCCGAGGCGGGCCGCTCCGGCGGGGTGGACGGCACGGCCTCGGTGCTGGACACCACGGTCCGGGCGGCTGCCGCGATCGCCGAGCACTACCTGCACCGGGGTGACCGGGTGGCGCTGCTGGAGTACGGTCCGGCGGCCCGCCGGCTGCGCCCGGCCACCGGCCGTCGGCAGTACCTGACGGTGCTGGAGTGGCTGCTCGACGTGCACGCGGAGTCGTCCCCGCACGATTCGTACGACCAGGTCTTCGGCCCGCAGGTGCTCTCCGCCGACGCGCTGGTGGTGGTGCTCACCCCGCTGCTCGACGAGCGGTCCGCGCAGATGTTGGCCCGGTTGGCCCGGGGCGGTCGCTTCGTGGTGGCGGTGGACACCCTGCCGGCCGACCTGGCCCCGCCCGGGGACCGGGGGTGGGCGCCGGTGGCGTACCGGCTGTGGCGGCTGGACCGGGACACGATGATCACCCAGCTCCGGGAGCACGGCGTGCCGGTGGTGGGGTGGGCCGGCGCCGGCAGCCTGGACCAGGTGCTGCGGGACGTCGCCCGGTTGGCGACCGCTCCCCGGGTAGGTGGCCGGTGA
- a CDS encoding AAA family ATPase: MNDVDRSIPATEVGHLARAVLDAVGTVVVGKREALELVLAGILAGGHVLLEDLPGLGKTLTARSFAQALGLDFRRLQFTPDLLPADVTGSFLYDQRSGDFSFRAGPLFTNLLLADEINRTPPKTQSALLEAMQEKQVSVEGVTYRLDAPFHVLATANPIEYEGTYPLPEAQLDRFLLRVSFGYPQRDEEWEVLRRRMDRRREEAQIEPVVDAGTLRAMQAALEDVVVEDSVGKYIVDLTAATREHPSVLVGASPRGSLALLLLARVRAVFAGRDYVVPEDVKEVAAPALAHRITLRPEMWLRRVDPSFVVGEVLEQTPAPASGALPSYAAGRAGR; the protein is encoded by the coding sequence ATGAACGACGTGGACCGCAGCATTCCCGCCACGGAGGTCGGCCACCTGGCCCGGGCGGTGCTGGACGCGGTCGGCACGGTCGTGGTCGGCAAGCGGGAGGCCCTGGAACTGGTGCTGGCCGGCATCCTGGCCGGCGGGCACGTGCTGCTGGAGGATCTACCCGGGCTGGGCAAGACGCTGACCGCCCGTTCCTTCGCCCAGGCCCTCGGGCTGGACTTCCGCCGGCTCCAGTTCACCCCCGACCTGCTCCCCGCCGACGTCACCGGCTCGTTCCTCTACGACCAGCGCAGCGGCGACTTCTCCTTCCGGGCCGGTCCGCTCTTCACCAACCTGCTGCTCGCCGACGAGATCAACCGGACCCCGCCGAAGACCCAGTCGGCGCTGCTGGAGGCGATGCAGGAGAAGCAGGTCTCCGTCGAGGGCGTCACCTACCGGCTGGACGCGCCGTTCCACGTGCTGGCCACCGCCAACCCGATCGAGTACGAGGGCACGTACCCGCTGCCCGAGGCGCAGCTCGACCGGTTCCTGCTGCGGGTGTCGTTCGGCTATCCGCAGCGCGACGAGGAGTGGGAGGTGCTGCGCCGACGGATGGACCGTCGTCGCGAGGAGGCGCAGATCGAGCCGGTGGTCGACGCCGGCACCCTGCGGGCCATGCAGGCCGCGCTGGAGGACGTGGTGGTGGAGGACTCCGTCGGCAAGTACATCGTGGACCTCACCGCGGCCACCCGGGAGCACCCGTCGGTGCTGGTCGGGGCGTCGCCGCGCGGGTCGCTGGCGCTGCTGCTGCTGGCCCGGGTCCGGGCCGTCTTCGCCGGGCGGGACTACGTGGTGCCGGAGGACGTGAAGGAGGTGGCCGCCCCCGCGCTGGCCCACCGGATCACCCTGCGCCCGGAGATGTGGCTGCGTCGGGTGGACCCGTCGTTCGTGGTCGGCGAGGTGCTGGAGCAGACCCCGGCCCCGGCCAGCGGCGCGCTGCCCAGCTACGCGGCCGGCCGGGCCGGGCGCTGA
- a CDS encoding DUF4129 domain-containing protein: MVLGVLRRWWPVVLVALLLLAAALAAGHSSIGASRIPPAAESLPYVPEYPTAEPAASIPIEPRTDAEQTRASVPQWIATVAIALLGLAVLTAFGYLAWILVRGALRRTTRAVPGVRARRTAEGTAREVMAALDAGLEELDDADTDPRTAVIACWVRLEEAATEAGVPRRTGDTPTDLVARLLRGDPAAGVPAIASTDVLDGFAHVYREARYATRTVDARMRDQARGALRRLRGELTALADAQVPA; this comes from the coding sequence ATGGTCCTCGGCGTACTGCGCAGATGGTGGCCCGTCGTCCTGGTGGCGCTGCTGCTGCTCGCCGCCGCGCTCGCCGCGGGGCACTCGTCGATCGGCGCGAGCCGGATTCCGCCGGCCGCCGAGAGCCTGCCCTACGTGCCGGAGTACCCGACGGCCGAGCCGGCCGCGTCGATCCCGATCGAGCCGCGGACCGACGCCGAGCAGACCCGGGCGAGCGTCCCGCAGTGGATCGCCACGGTGGCGATCGCCCTGCTCGGACTGGCCGTCCTGACCGCTTTCGGCTATCTGGCCTGGATATTGGTGCGCGGTGCGTTGCGCCGGACCACCCGGGCGGTGCCCGGGGTGCGGGCCCGGCGTACCGCCGAGGGCACCGCGCGGGAGGTGATGGCCGCCCTCGACGCCGGGCTGGAGGAGCTGGACGACGCCGACACCGACCCGCGTACCGCCGTCATCGCCTGCTGGGTGCGGCTGGAGGAGGCGGCCACCGAGGCCGGCGTGCCGAGACGTACCGGGGACACCCCGACCGACCTGGTCGCCCGGCTGCTGCGCGGCGACCCGGCGGCCGGCGTGCCCGCCATCGCCAGCACCGACGTGCTGGACGGCTTCGCGCACGTCTACCGCGAGGCCCGCTACGCCACCCGTACCGTCGACGCCCGGATGCGCGACCAGGCCCGGGGGGCGCTACGGCGGCTGCGGGGCGAACTGACCGCGCTGGCCGACGCGCAGGTGCCGGCGTGA
- a CDS encoding uracil-DNA glycosylase gives MVESRTPARVADHAARVADLAGLDAAVSDCFACPRLVDWREEVARTKRAAFRDQDYWGRPVPGFGAPDNRTGRGGAGPPATPPGAASEPRIGILGLAPAAHGGNRTGRVFTGDRSGDVLFAALHRAGLANQPTSVAADDGLALTGTRIFAAVRCAPPDNKPTPAERDTCAPWLHREVELIRPTLRVVVALGAFAWAAWWPVLRQVYGVRPPSPRPLFGHGAHWSGSAAPALLGCYHVSQQNTFTGRLTTEMLDDVFTRARQLAAVD, from the coding sequence TTGGTTGAGTCGCGTACCCCCGCCCGGGTGGCCGACCACGCCGCCCGGGTGGCCGACCTGGCCGGTCTCGACGCCGCGGTCAGCGACTGTTTCGCCTGCCCGCGCCTGGTCGACTGGCGCGAGGAGGTCGCCCGGACGAAACGGGCCGCCTTCCGCGACCAGGACTACTGGGGCCGCCCGGTGCCCGGCTTCGGCGCTCCCGACAACCGCACCGGTCGGGGTGGCGCGGGACCGCCGGCCACCCCACCCGGCGCGGCGTCCGAACCCCGGATCGGCATCCTCGGTCTGGCCCCGGCGGCCCACGGCGGCAACCGGACCGGCCGGGTCTTCACCGGGGACCGCTCCGGCGACGTGCTCTTCGCCGCCCTGCACCGCGCCGGGCTGGCCAACCAGCCGACCAGCGTGGCCGCCGACGATGGTCTCGCGCTGACCGGCACCCGGATCTTCGCCGCCGTACGCTGCGCGCCACCGGACAACAAGCCCACCCCGGCCGAGCGGGACACCTGTGCCCCCTGGCTGCACCGGGAGGTGGAGCTGATCCGCCCGACCCTGCGGGTGGTGGTCGCGCTGGGCGCGTTCGCCTGGGCGGCGTGGTGGCCGGTGCTACGCCAGGTGTACGGCGTCCGGCCGCCCAGCCCGCGACCGCTCTTCGGCCATGGGGCACACTGGTCCGGGTCGGCCGCTCCCGCTCTGCTCGGTTGCTACCACGTCAGCCAGCAGAACACCTTCACCGGGCGGTTGACCACAGAGATGCTGGACGACGTGTTCACCCGGGCCAGACAGCTCGCGGCGGTGGACTGA
- a CDS encoding dienelactone hydrolase family protein has protein sequence MGEMVSYRRDAGAGEGYLAIPSSGAASPAVIVIQDWWGLVPHIRSVVDRFAEAGFVALAPDFRHGQPASRPSEPRQMLNSTQMDEAAADIAVAAEFLAGRAEVTGKVGCAGFCAGASLALWAATRAERIVATAAFYPRLPWDGMPTEWADYAGKAAVVHCSEADGLAAADGVQTVRRAVENAGGTFQTYDYPGTAHAFFNEDRPENFDQRAAATAWARTLELFRAKLG, from the coding sequence ATGGGTGAGATGGTGAGCTACCGCCGCGACGCAGGGGCCGGCGAGGGGTATCTCGCGATACCGTCCAGCGGCGCGGCCAGCCCGGCGGTCATCGTGATCCAGGACTGGTGGGGCCTCGTCCCGCACATCCGCTCGGTGGTGGACCGGTTCGCCGAGGCCGGTTTCGTCGCGCTGGCCCCCGACTTCCGGCACGGCCAGCCGGCCAGCAGGCCGAGCGAGCCCCGGCAGATGCTCAACAGCACCCAGATGGACGAGGCGGCGGCCGACATCGCCGTGGCGGCGGAGTTCCTGGCCGGCCGGGCCGAGGTGACCGGCAAGGTGGGCTGCGCCGGGTTCTGCGCCGGCGCCAGCCTGGCCCTCTGGGCGGCGACCCGGGCCGAGCGGATCGTGGCCACCGCCGCGTTCTACCCCCGGCTGCCGTGGGACGGCATGCCCACCGAGTGGGCAGACTACGCGGGCAAGGCGGCGGTCGTGCACTGCTCCGAGGCGGACGGTCTCGCCGCCGCCGACGGGGTGCAGACGGTACGCCGGGCGGTCGAGAACGCCGGTGGCACCTTCCAGACGTACGACTATCCGGGCACCGCGCACGCGTTCTTCAACGAGGACCGGCCGGAGAACTTCGACCAGCGGGCCGCCGCCACCGCCTGGGCCCGCACCCTGGAACTCTTCCGGGCCAAACTTGGTTGA
- a CDS encoding LppU/SCO3897 family protein, which produces MSEQVASSPAPQAEPAGQPEPVTPAPAAAPEEPEGSKGSKGGGAKKALGIIGAIVAFLVIAVLKFGAASAIGNFLNPDETAEAKAGDCIAELPEVTGTEEQSVNDAKVVGCTSTEAAYNVVGRVENQTEAQAKEGKACEQYIKEGDDAYLFYNIAPGGKGYLLCLTKKA; this is translated from the coding sequence GTGTCAGAGCAGGTCGCATCGTCCCCCGCGCCACAGGCCGAGCCGGCCGGCCAGCCCGAGCCGGTCACCCCGGCCCCCGCTGCCGCACCGGAGGAGCCGGAGGGGTCGAAGGGGTCGAAGGGTGGCGGCGCGAAGAAGGCGCTCGGCATCATCGGCGCGATCGTCGCCTTCCTGGTGATCGCCGTGCTGAAGTTCGGCGCCGCCAGCGCCATCGGCAACTTCCTCAACCCGGACGAGACGGCCGAGGCGAAGGCCGGTGACTGCATCGCCGAGCTGCCCGAGGTGACCGGCACCGAGGAGCAGTCGGTCAACGACGCCAAGGTGGTCGGGTGCACCTCGACCGAGGCCGCCTACAACGTGGTCGGCCGGGTGGAGAACCAGACCGAGGCGCAGGCCAAGGAGGGCAAGGCGTGCGAGCAGTACATCAAGGAGGGTGACGACGCCTACCTCTTCTACAACATCGCCCCGGGTGGCAAGGGCTACCTGCTCTGCCTGACCAAGAAGGCCTGA